CAAATGATACCAGCCTTTCAATCTGATGGTACTTCCTCTGTAAATAGTGGAAGATACCTTCAGGCAAGCCGACAACGAAAACGGCTAAGACAATGCAGTAAAAAACTACTCTTAAAGGACCGAGGGCGCGGAGAACCTCGGATAGTGGCACTATAATAAATGCCCCTAGCGTGGCGCCGGCAAAGGTGCCGATCCCGCCGACAACGGCAGAAGTCAGTGGTAGAATGGAGTAGTCAAGAGCGAAGGCTGGCATGCCAACGAATTGATAACAGTGAGCTAGGAAGGCACCACTAAAAGCCCCGATCGCGCCCGCTATGAACACTGCTTGAAATCTGTACCAGAAGACATTGATCCCCCCCGCCATAACAGTCAGGTCGTTGTCCCTAATCCCCCTTAAGACCAGCCCATAGTCAGTGCCCATTAGCCTCCTGAGACCGAAAAGGCATAACAACATGGCAATCGCAGGGGTGTAGAGCTC
Above is a window of Candidatus Nezhaarchaeota archaeon DNA encoding:
- a CDS encoding branched-chain amino acid ABC transporter permease, yielding DLIASVGLVSLGQALFFGVGAYTAGFLNSSLGWPPVLTIPVATLGSALFCALLLSPALRLRGVYFSLVTLVLPLFFMRIIEVTKILGGTEGITGLTPLPNIWIELYTPAIAMLLCLFGLRRLMGTDYGLVLRGIRDNDLTVMAGGINVFWYRFQAVFIAGAIGAFSGAFLAHCYQFVGMPAFALDYSILPLTSAVVGGIGTFAGATLGAFIIVPLSEVLRALGPLRVVFYCIVLAVFVVGLPEGIFHYLQRKYHQIERLVSFEVGR